The Chloroflexi bacterium ADurb.Bin180 sequence CAAGGATCGGTAGAACTCGAGCAGTGAACCCTTGGTTCCTCTCTGCTCCTCAACACTGACACCGTGAGCAAAGCTGGGGTGGAGCGGCAACCAGGTCTGAACGTCAGGCGGGCTGAATCCGGCCCCGGGCAGTGCGTTCCACTGCATCGGCGTACGGCTCTTGTCCCGGCCGTGCTCAACGGCATGCCTCAAGGCAACTGCGGGCAGTGAACCCGCCAGCCTTGTTTCCAGTTCGTAGAGGCGTCTGCTAAACTCGTCGCGGACCTGCGTCAGGTCCGTCAGGAGCAAGTCAGACATTCCGATCTCCTCGCCATAGTAGAGAAAGGGAGTGCCTCTCAGCGTTAGCGTCAGCGCGGCAGCCAATCGCGTGAGCTCGGCGTCATGTTCTCCATCGCCAAAGTGGCTGCGCAGCCGGGAGGTGTCGTGATTGCCAAGGGTGTTGCACGGCCACGCTCCGGGCGGCAGGCGTGCAAGCCGGTCGCGCTGGTTGGCACGCACGTGAGCCGGTCCCAGACGCTCTGTGCGCAGCAAGGGAAAGTTGAACACCAGGTGCAGCTCGTTCGACCCGTCACCATGGTAGGCGAGGTCATCTACCTCACCGACCAGCACCCGGTCGTCGTAGGTGTCAACCAGTTGCCTGAGCTCCCTCATCACCTCGTGCACCTCCGGTTGCTCCACCTGCCGCTCATACAGCCGTTCCAGGTCCTGCGATGCCCGCTGAAACTCCTCCGCACTGGAGGCATTGCGCAGGGCCAGGAACAGCTCCACCTGCGAGCGCGTCTCGGTAGGGTCGCGAAGGTCCCTGTCCTCGAACAACGTACCGGGTGCGTCGAGCCGAAAACCGTCCACCCCGTAGTCAAGCCAGAACCTCACCACCCGATACATCTCCTGTCGGACCTGAGGGTTGCGCCAGTTGAGATCCGGTTGCTGCTTGAGAAAGTAGTGATAGTAGTACTGGCCAGTCGTCCCGTCGTACTCCCAGGCCGGTCCTCCGAAGCACGACATCCACCGGTTGGGCGGCCCTTCGGCCTGCGCGTCTCTCCAAATGTACCAGTCGCGCTTGGGATTGTCGAGACTCGAACGCGACTCGCGAAACCACGGGTGCTCGTGCGAGGTGTGGTTCAGCACCAGGTCGAAAATGACGCGAATGTTCCGAGCGTGGGCCTGGTCAAGAAACGTCCGCAAGTCGGCCATCGTGCCATACTCTGGCGCCACGTCGGTGTAGTCAGATACATCATAGCCGCAGTCATGCTGCGGCGATGAGAAGAACGGGGAGAGCCACAGAGCATCGATACCCAGGTCCGCCAGATAGTCCAACTGCCTGGTCATGCCGGGCAGATCTCCGATACCATCCCCATTCGAGTCCGCATAGCTGCGGGGGTAGATCTGGTAGAACACCCCCCTCTGCCACCACTCCAATCCGGCCATTGGTTCCCTCTTCCTCTTGAGATGCGAAACGCCGCTACGCGAGGCCCTCTTCGTAAACGATCTTCCCGCGCACCACGACGAGCCTCACCCGCAGGTCTTGATCCAATACGGTCAAATTGGCCAGCTTGCCGGGGACCAACTCCCCCACACTCGACATTACTCCAACGGCCCTGGCCGCGTTGGTGGAAGCCAGCCGAGTCGACACCTCCGGCGAGCATCCTGTTGCCGAGATCCAGTGACGCAGGCACGAGTCCATTGTGGCCGTGCTACCGGCCAGAGTCCCGTCGCTCAGGCGCGCCACGCCATCGACAACCGTGACCAACTCACCGACGAGCCGGTATTCGCCGTTCCCGAGGCCCGCCGCGGCCATGGCATCAGTGACCAACACCAGGCGCTCCGTACCTAGGCACCTGTTGAGCAGTTTCAGCGCACCGGCGTGCAGGTGCACGCCGTCGGCGATGAGCTCCGCCGTCACTCGCTCTGAAGTCAGCACCGCACCTACCACCCCGGGCTGTCGGTGGGTGAAGGGGCTCTGGGCATTGCAGGTGTGGGTCACGTGCGTCCAACGACCCTGCAGCGCATCGCTGGCCACTTCATAGCTGGCATCCGAGTGACCCAGCGCCACGGTGACGCCCGCAGAGTGGAACAACGCCGCCACCTCGCCCGCCCGCGGCAACTCCGGCGCGAGCGTGACCATTCGAATCCAACCGCGACCTGCCTCGAGCAGAGCGGTCGCCTCTTCTAACGTCGGCTGACGAAGCCACGAGCGGGAAAAGGCCCCTCTTCGTTCCGGGTTGAGAAATGGCCCTTCGAGGTGAATGCCGAGCCCCTCTGCGCCTGGCAGGCCTATCTCGAGCACCTCTGCGCATTCGGCCACGATCGAAAGGAGGCTTGCCCGGTCCGGCGCTGCGAGCGAGCAGATGAAACCCGTGACTCCAGAGCGGAGCACCCACTGGGAGTACTGAGCAAGATCGTCGGCCTGCCGGCCAGGTTGTCCAAAAGTGATGCCGCGCCCACCATGGGTATGGATGTCAATGAACCCCGACGAGAGAAGCATGCCCTGCAGGTCAACGGACCTGCCATGCCGCTGCTCGAATCTCGCTGGTGGACCGACGTAGGAGATACGGCTGCTGTCATCTACCAGCAGCATCGCCTGGCGAAGAAGGCCACCGGGGGTGCAGGCCGTGGCGTTATGCAATGCTAGCATTGGTATCCTTCGTCCCGCGTTGGTAACGCTGTCAGGCTCGAACGTGTCGATTCATTGATTCGCCAGAGCCATCGACAGGGTGAGCGTGGTATCATCCGTTCTCGCCGCAACCACCTCGAGCCCCGACCTGACCAGCGTCTCGGCGAAGAGCTGGTTGGCGTTGCCGACGAGAGAATCGATCCTCTCGCGGATCGCCGCCGGCAGCAGGTCGACCGAGATGGGCACTTCCGCCAGCTCTACCTGCGAAACCGCCAGCTCCAATCCCCCATCGCGGACTGACAGAGCAGCGATCAATTTCAGCCGCACTGCCGTCGTCTCGCCGGCCACCGTCACCTTGGCACCAATGAGGATATCCAGCCATCCGCCTGGTCGCAGGTCAACCACAACGTTGTCCATGCCTTGATCCTGGTCTCGGGCAGCCTCAGTGACTAGCTCTGACAGAAGAGCCTCATCGGCGGTGATGCTGAGCTGCGTTCGCCCCGAATGCGCCGGCAGCCG is a genomic window containing:
- the malL gene encoding Oligo-1,6-glucosidase, with product MAGLEWWQRGVFYQIYPRSYADSNGDGIGDLPGMTRQLDYLADLGIDALWLSPFFSSPQHDCGYDVSDYTDVAPEYGTMADLRTFLDQAHARNIRVIFDLVLNHTSHEHPWFRESRSSLDNPKRDWYIWRDAQAEGPPNRWMSCFGGPAWEYDGTTGQYYYHYFLKQQPDLNWRNPQVRQEMYRVVRFWLDYGVDGFRLDAPGTLFEDRDLRDPTETRSQVELFLALRNASSAEEFQRASQDLERLYERQVEQPEVHEVMRELRQLVDTYDDRVLVGEVDDLAYHGDGSNELHLVFNFPLLRTERLGPAHVRANQRDRLARLPPGAWPCNTLGNHDTSRLRSHFGDGEHDAELTRLAAALTLTLRGTPFLYYGEEIGMSDLLLTDLTQVRDEFSRRLYELETRLAGSLPAVALRHAVEHGRDKSRTPMQWNALPGAGFSPPDVQTWLPLHPSFAHGVSVEEQRGTKGSLLEFYRSLLQLRRRSPALLGGSWSLVDADSADVLAFVRTAPEQTMLVILNWSRHSQSVDVASRLGRPQGCSDSASLAPDSALCARVRLSTHHAVAESLDLCRVDVAPYEVLIAELERSGGS
- the nagA gene encoding N-acetylglucosamine-6-phosphate deacetylase; translated protein: MLALHNATACTPGGLLRQAMLLVDDSSRISYVGPPARFEQRHGRSVDLQGMLLSSGFIDIHTHGGRGITFGQPGRQADDLAQYSQWVLRSGVTGFICSLAAPDRASLLSIVAECAEVLEIGLPGAEGLGIHLEGPFLNPERRGAFSRSWLRQPTLEEATALLEAGRGWIRMVTLAPELPRAGEVAALFHSAGVTVALGHSDASYEVASDALQGRWTHVTHTCNAQSPFTHRQPGVVGAVLTSERVTAELIADGVHLHAGALKLLNRCLGTERLVLVTDAMAAAGLGNGEYRLVGELVTVVDGVARLSDGTLAGSTATMDSCLRHWISATGCSPEVSTRLASTNAARAVGVMSSVGELVPGKLANLTVLDQDLRVRLVVVRGKIVYEEGLA